The following proteins are encoded in a genomic region of Mustela erminea isolate mMusErm1 chromosome 3, mMusErm1.Pri, whole genome shotgun sequence:
- the LOC116585771 gene encoding LOW QUALITY PROTEIN: olfactory receptor 14A2 (The sequence of the model RefSeq protein was modified relative to this genomic sequence to represent the inferred CDS: inserted 3 bases in 2 codons; deleted 1 base in 1 codon): MTNVTLVAGFLLVGFSNIQELQILYWVLFLMIYLAILMSNLLIITLTTLELQIQTPMYFFLKNLFFLDVFLVSVPIPKFILNSLTYNNSISTLGCAFQLLLMTSFEAGEVIVLTAMSYDCYVAICCPLNDEVTMNAGAWLLMAGVSWAIGGLFGTLYTTGTSFMPFCGSNVIPQFFCDVSSLLRISCPETLLVVYTSIGTGIXLGMSCFICIVISYVYIFSTVLKIPTXEGQSKAFSTCFPHLIVFTLFIITACFVYLKPSANPPSVIDRLLSVIYTVVPPILNPISYSLRNKDMKQAIMRLLHKTCGH; this comes from the exons ATGACCAATGTCACCTTGGTGGCAGGATTTCTCCTTGTGGGGTTTTCTAATATCCAAGAACTGCAGATATTATATTGGGTACTCTTCCTCATGATTTACCTGGCTATCCTAATGAGTAACCTTCTCATCATTACTCTCACTACCCTAGAACTGCAGATACAAACACCCATGTAC TTTTTCCTGAAGAACTTATTTTTCCTGGATGTGTTCCTTGTGTCTGTTCCAATCCCCAAATTCATTCTCAACAGCCTAACTTACAACAATTCCATTTCCACTTTAGGATGTGCCTTTCAGCTACTTTTAATGACTTCCTTTGAAGCAGGTGAGGTAATAGTCCTCACTGCCATGTCCTATGACTGCTATGTAGCTATATGCTGTCCCCTGAACGATGAGGTAACCATGAATGCTGGTGCCTGGTTACTGATGGCAGGTGTTTCTTGGGCCATTGGGGGGCTCTTTGGAACTCTGTACACCACTGGCACATCTTTTATGCCATTCTGTGGCTCCAATGTGATCCCACAGTTTTTTTGTGATGTGTCCTCATTGCTAAGGATTTCTTGTCCTGAAACACTCCTGGTAGTTTACACAAGTATTGGAACAGGTAT CTTAGGCATGTCTTGTTTCATCTGTATTGTGATCtcttatgtttatattttctccaCTGTGCTAAAGATTCCAA TAGAAGGCCAATCAAAAGCTTTCTCCACGTGCTTTCCCCATCTCATTGTCTTTACTCTTTTTATTATAACTGCTTGTTTTGTCTATCTCAAACCATCTGCAAATCCACCCTCAGTTATTGACAGGCTGCTTTCTGTAATCTACACTGTGGTACCTCCAATACTTAACCCTATAAGCTATAGCCTGAGGAACAAGGATATGAAACAGGCTATTATGAGATTGCTGCACAAAACTTGTGGCCATTAG